The genomic stretch GCAGGAATTTCGCAGCATTACTCCTCACCGCCTTCCAGAAACTCTTCTTCTCATACCAGTCTATGGCATCCAGGGCATAGCTCTCGAGCAATTTCTTGAACACCCCGGCGAAAGTCGCGGACTTGCCGAAGCTGTCCAATCCCACCACCCTGCCATTTATATAAAAATCCCCTCCAACCTGCATCTCCACCAACCGAAAATGCTTCAGGTACTCTGAAAGAGACGATTGCTCCTTGTCGTAGATCTCAGTCATGGCCATGGTGGGCGATTCAGCCGCCATTCTGGCAGCCTTGTTGGCTATCTCGTGCCACAGGGCGCCCTGGTCCGCCTGGAAACCCCTGGAGGCACGTACTGAAACACTTACCTGCTCAGCCTTCATGGCCCGCAGATTACAGCACATAATCCTCTGGCGGCTGGAAAACCGGCGACTCTCATACTCCCATCTCCCCTGCTCCACACAGCTTACAGGGATCACCGTGGTGGAGTTCCCCCTGAGCAGCATGGTGGTGTTGACGATCCTGTTCTGCTTGGCTCCTACCAGTTCCTCGCCGTCGACAATCAGCACCATTCTGGGGGATTTATTCACCACCTTGAGTTCAGGCACCGAGCCTGACTCGTTTTTCTCCATCACCTCAAGCAGGTCTGCCGCCAGGGCCTCATCCAGAGTAATGTAGTCCAGAGCCGCAGCATAGCCCGACAGCAAAGGAAACACCGCCAGGTTGCGGTAAGACTGTTTGCGGCCAATCTTGGCCTCAGCCAAATAGGTTTGCAGAATTGTTTGCATAGTCACACCCCTTTCTTTTGGGCCTGCCTTTTACTGTTTACTGCCTACTCTTTTACCAGGGGGGTGTGACAGATAAGGTCAATCGGGAAGGAATTTCTCAGGCCAGTCCCAGTTTTTTAGCCACATCTTCAAAATCCGGCGTCTCCACATAGAGCTTCTCGAGCTCTGTACGCGCACGTCGCTGCTGGCCCAGGTCCTCGTAGACCAGGGCCCGTTCGTATCTGAGCGCCCGCAGCAGTTCCTCGCTTCTGTCCTTTTTCCGGCGCAGAGCGGTTGTCAGGGTCTCCCCGGGGGCGATCTTGATCCTTCTCCAGAAACGAAATGCCGTAGCTATACTCTTTTCTCTGTTGTCAGCAACAACATGCTGCCTGGCGATTGCCCTCAGCCTGCTTCTTGATCCTGAAGCAAGCCAACTTTTTCAGACTTTGTTCATCATAAATCAGCTAGCTGTCTTGATCCAATCGCCAATCCCCGTCTCCAGGCAACACCGCCAGATGAAACAGCACGAGGCAAGGTAACGGGCAACGAGGTTTGCTGTCACGCCGAAGGCCTTTTTTGATTTTTGCGGCCTACTTGTTATTAGCCAGACGTCTATTGACAAACACTCTGAGAACCTTGCGGGCAAAACGTCTGCTTTCAGCCGGAATCAGCAGCCCACGGCGAAGAATCTCTGGGCCACAATTATAGCTGATCAGCGCCTTCCACGGGTCTCTGAACTCTTTGAGCAGCGCCAGAATGTAGCGGATGCCGCCGTCAATGTTTTCTCCTGGGGACCAGGGGTTTTCCACCCCCAGTTCAGCTGCTGTTTCAGGCATCAGTTGCATCAGGCCCATGGCGCCAGCCCTCGAAAGAGCATGTGTGTCATAGTTGGACTCACACTTGATGATCGCATGAACAAAATCCGCATTGATCCCATAGAGCCTGGCTTTTGCTGAAATAATGGCACCCAGCCTCTGTCTGCCAACCCATCTGTGCGCCTCTGACAGGCGTTTTCGCAAATAGTGCTCGCAGACATTGAGTCGGCGACACAAGCTGTCGCGCTCATTCTTCAATTGAGCAAGAGTTGTCTGTTCTTCTAGAGTGAGCGGGCGGTGTGCAGTGAGCCTAACAAGCCTTGTTTCCAGAGCAAAGAGCCTGGTGATATAGGCCGCATGCAGTGCCTCGTTCACAGACGATTCTGCTGCTGCTGTGGAAGAAAATAAGCTGACAAACAGGGTTCCTGCCAACAGCAGAACTCTGTATTCAGGTTTCATAGCCACGCCTCTGCCGAAGATCGTCTAGATTGAAACGAATGCGCAATGGAATACGGTGCCGTGTCCTGTGAATACCCTTCACCACAACCAGCCACAGGCCATGGGAATCCCTCTCATATCTCGCCTGCAGGGAGATGAAATCCCTGACATCATAGCCTGCCTGTGTCAACGCCTTTTCCATACCCGCAATCAGAGCGGCATCAATCTGCAAAGGCAAGAGCAGAATCATCTGATAGTCGCTCTTGCCGAACATGACGTTGGCAAGTTCAATGTATTGCTCGGCAGCCAATTCTCTCGAAATAACACGCGACCTCGGACTTAGTCCATTCAGGTACCTGATCGGGCTCAGGAACAGTGTGTGAAAATCCACCTCCCCCACAAGTTTCTTTTTCCTGCGGTCACGTATAAAAAACCTGGCGCCCAAACTCTGCAATGACTTGACGTAGTTGGCAAAGCCCAGGTTGATTCGATAATTGGCGGTGATTGCCGGAAAGGAGTTCAGGTGCTCCCCTTTTTCACCAACGAGGGCCATGCCCCGTCGGATCAAGGAGCTGTCGAGACGATAGACTCTCGCAATGATCCTTGGCCTCCTTTTGCTGACAGCTGACTTTGTAATAGTATCCGGGCTTCTTTCCAGGGATACTTTGACCGTCAGTTCCTTTGCTGGCGGGTTGGCTCTGGATTCTTTTTCTAATGCCGGCGGCACCGGCACTGGCGCATCTGCAGGGTGACGCTGCTCGCCCCATAAAAACCCCAGAGATAGCCCCACACACCATGCCAGGACCAGAAGGAATCTATTCATTCGTCTGTTCATCAGCAACACCCGAGGCAATGATCTTCAGTGCTTCCATGTGACGGGCATAGATCTCCCTCAGGACTTCAATGGACATCGCATCCTCTGCTACTGCAGGGTTGCCTCTTGCCCCTGATGATGGCTTCTCGGTCAGTGATGTCAGGACATCTTCCATCTTCACTTCAGACTCTGGGGACTGCTGGCGCAGACTTTGTTGAATAGCCTCTACAGGGCTCTTGCCAGCTGTTCTTACTTCCACATCTTGTTGTTCACCTGTCTCTTTTTCTGGCATACTTGCTGGCTGTTGCGGCTGCATTGAGGCGGGCTGGAACACCTGCTCGGGCTCCGGCAATTCTTCTTCTTTTGCGAACATTATAGCACCCAGGAGCTCAGGGACTTTTTCTAGCTTGCAGACGACATTCTGCCAGACTCTAGATGCTTGTGTGCTTACCTTACTGGCCATTGTGGGATTGGTGACAAGATACACGCCGGCCAGAACCAGAATGACCATCAACCAGAATCGCAATGTCTTTTTTATCATGACATATCTCCTGAAACGAACGATGTTTCACCTCTTTTTGCTCTTATAGCTGAAGCTAACGTTTTCCACCCCCGAGTTCTGGCACAGAGCAATGACCTCCAGCACCAGACCGTGGGGAATGTTCTTGTCCACCCTCAAGATGACTTTGTCTGGGGAAAGGGCTTTCAACTTCTCCCGCAGTTCTGCGAATTTGCTCTTTTGCTCATTGATAAAGTAGGCCACATCATCTGCTCTGCGGCCTCGAGATTTCATGCTAATGGTCAAAGCTTCGGGGTGCGCCGCCTTCGCACTACCCTTTTCTGTTATGGCGGCAAGATCCATCTGCGGCAGAGTTTTCTCCGGCGATTCATTGAAGTAAGCTGCAAGCATCTGGTTGTAGAGCAAAAAAATCCCCATAAGCAGGCAAAAGACGTCAAAGAAGGGCGTGGGAAGTCTCATATCTACATCTCACTATCTCTGGGGCAGACGAATTGCAGCAAAAAGGCCGCCATGGCAAGTATCACCCCCCAGATAGAAGAGCATAGAGCCTGGGCAACCAGCCCACTCATTTGCTTGATTGCCACCTCCACCCCTTTGGACATGGTGAGGCTGTCCATAGCTCTAGATAGAGAAATCATAGTCCCGGTAACGCCGAGCATGGGGCCGAGTTCCTGCACCAGACGAAGTTGGTCCTGAGCGTTCGAGCGGAGCACCCTAAGATCCAGATGGTGGAGTAATATGAACACAGCCAATCCTGTAATATGCAGGCTCAAGGGAAACAGTCCGACAGAAACAATGCCAATTCTTTGATAGATGGTCTGCACCACTCCTGACAGCACCTCCCACGCCTCTGGTGCCAAGCCGCTTTCAAAGAAAATGCGATAAGAAATGAAACCGAGCAGCAAAGCCGCTATTGTCTGCAAGAGTCTCAGCCCCAAGTTTGCAAACCAATTGGAACCATTGGCGAGTCTACTTCGCGGCATGCCGTCCTCCTGAGAGT from Deltaproteobacteria bacterium encodes the following:
- a CDS encoding lytic transglycosylase domain-containing protein; translated protein: MKPEYRVLLLAGTLFVSLFSSTAAAESSVNEALHAAYITRLFALETRLVRLTAHRPLTLEEQTTLAQLKNERDSLCRRLNVCEHYLRKRLSEAHRWVGRQRLGAIISAKARLYGINADFVHAIIKCESNYDTHALSRAGAMGLMQLMPETAAELGVENPWSPGENIDGGIRYILALLKEFRDPWKALISYNCGPEILRRGLLIPAESRRFARKVLRVFVNRRLANNK
- a CDS encoding biopolymer transporter ExbD — its product is MRLPTPFFDVFCLLMGIFLLYNQMLAAYFNESPEKTLPQMDLAAITEKGSAKAAHPEALTISMKSRGRRADDVAYFINEQKSKFAELREKLKALSPDKVILRVDKNIPHGLVLEVIALCQNSGVENVSFSYKSKKR
- a CDS encoding MotA/TolQ/ExbB proton channel family protein → MPRSRLANGSNWFANLGLRLLQTIAALLLGFISYRIFFESGLAPEAWEVLSGVVQTIYQRIGIVSVGLFPLSLHITGLAVFILLHHLDLRVLRSNAQDQLRLVQELGPMLGVTGTMISLSRAMDSLTMSKGVEVAIKQMSGLVAQALCSSIWGVILAMAAFLLQFVCPRDSEM